One stretch of Thermoplasmata archaeon DNA includes these proteins:
- a CDS encoding TraB/GumN family protein: MLTLIGVGHVFDLRSRLKAEILARSPTLVCLELDRERFQSLLERSGSHATDAPLMYRLLARFQESIARQYGTGVGDEMLAAAEAARELRAGVAFIDLNSSEVFEEFWRSMSLKERVKLLLAAFGGLFTSRKTVEREVARFEESPTEYIEEFSREFPSAKRVLIDQRDEHMASRIRELSTRFERIVAVVGDGHIEGLRRMLADLNPEVVRLADLRRAPDATVAVEGATYTYTFR, encoded by the coding sequence ATGCTCACGCTCATAGGCGTCGGCCACGTCTTCGACCTGAGGAGCAGGCTTAAGGCCGAGATTCTGGCACGCTCCCCCACGCTCGTCTGCTTGGAGCTCGACAGGGAGCGCTTCCAGTCCCTCCTCGAGCGCTCGGGCAGCCACGCCACAGACGCGCCCCTGATGTACCGCCTTCTGGCTCGCTTTCAGGAGAGCATAGCGAGGCAGTACGGGACCGGGGTCGGGGACGAGATGCTAGCGGCGGCGGAGGCCGCTAGGGAGCTTAGGGCGGGGGTGGCGTTCATAGACCTTAACTCCTCAGAGGTCTTTGAAGAGTTCTGGAGGTCGATGAGCCTCAAGGAGAGGGTCAAGCTCCTCCTCGCCGCGTTCGGCGGCCTCTTCACGAGCAGGAAAACCGTCGAGAGGGAGGTAGCGAGGTTCGAGGAGAGCCCGACGGAGTATATCGAGGAGTTCTCCAGAGAGTTCCCGTCGGCGAAGAGGGTGCTCATAGACCAGAGGGACGAGCATATGGCCTCTCGCATCCGAGAGCTTAGCACGCGGTTCGAGAGAATCGTTGCGGTGGTCGGGGACGGCCACATCGAGGGCCTGCGCCGGATGCTCGCGGACCTGAACCCCGAGGTCGTGAGGCTCGCGGACCTCAGGAGGGCGCCCGACGCGACGGTTGCGGTGGAGGGGGCCACGTATACCTACACCTTCAGATAA
- a CDS encoding DNA primase large subunit PriL, with the protein MEPRRLAFYPFLRGAAALVREKGPGLSELLSDIAYAEARHMGVERLRMALETGELPAPSCRTEPECLRELLAYVCARLIVSVAASPHLIRRYALAEARRASRLMEAGSVEELLELSQELGLPTRLADGGILVHFTHFIAYSAGLRAPDWKLVNRDIVRGEVRVSASELCRLLEELLRRRFENELPLEVPEEVRQAFGEQARALKMEAEARLRRYQPTELGKIRVTSFPPCMRHLLAMAQSGENVPHSGRFSLVAFLNAVGASPEDMMKAFAGSPDFKEEKTRYQVEHITGISSGTVYTPPSCDTMKTYSLCIEPDELCAKEWMTHPLKYYRVKTGRGRRGAGAKGTPGGGQRGTHDADGSGGVGARGGEESGGSGGQGGRE; encoded by the coding sequence GTGGAGCCGCGCCGGCTGGCTTTCTATCCATTCCTCCGCGGGGCGGCCGCGCTGGTCAGGGAGAAGGGGCCAGGCCTCTCGGAGCTTCTCAGCGACATCGCCTACGCGGAGGCCCGCCACATGGGCGTCGAGAGGCTCCGGATGGCCCTCGAGACCGGGGAGCTCCCGGCCCCGTCCTGCAGGACAGAGCCAGAGTGCCTGAGGGAGCTTCTGGCGTATGTCTGTGCCAGACTCATCGTTTCCGTCGCAGCGAGTCCGCACCTCATCCGCAGGTACGCGCTCGCGGAGGCGAGGAGGGCGAGCCGGCTAATGGAGGCCGGGAGCGTGGAGGAGCTTCTGGAGCTCTCGCAAGAGCTTGGACTGCCCACGAGGCTCGCAGACGGCGGAATTCTCGTGCATTTCACCCATTTCATCGCATACAGCGCGGGCCTGAGGGCCCCGGACTGGAAGCTCGTCAACAGGGACATAGTCCGGGGTGAGGTCAGGGTCAGCGCTTCGGAGCTCTGCAGACTCCTCGAGGAGCTACTGAGGAGGAGGTTCGAGAATGAGCTTCCGCTCGAGGTCCCGGAGGAGGTGAGGCAAGCCTTTGGAGAGCAAGCGAGGGCGCTCAAAATGGAGGCCGAGGCCCGCCTCAGGCGATACCAGCCCACGGAGCTAGGCAAAATCAGGGTTACCTCCTTCCCGCCGTGCATGAGGCACCTACTCGCGATGGCCCAGTCGGGCGAGAACGTCCCCCACAGCGGGCGCTTCTCGCTCGTCGCCTTCCTCAACGCCGTCGGTGCGTCGCCCGAGGACATGATGAAGGCCTTCGCCGGCTCCCCTGATTTCAAGGAGGAAAAGACCCGCTATCAGGTCGAGCACATCACCGGCATCTCCTCGGGCACCGTCTATACGCCCCCGTCCTGCGACACAATGAAGACCTACAGCCTCTGTATCGAGCCCGACGAACTCTGCGCGAAGGAGTGGATGACGCACCCGCTTAAATATTACAGAGTGAAAACGGGGAGAGGGAGGAGGGGCGCCGGCGCAAAGGGCACTCCCGGGGGCGGACAGAGGGGCACGCACGACGCGGATGGGAGCGGCGGGGTTGGTGCCCGGGGCGGAGAGGAGAGTGGCGGGAGTGGCGGCCAGGGCGGACGGGAGTGA
- a CDS encoding cobalamin B12-binding domain-containing protein, which produces MAGEEGRRPMLRQGLYEQFLGILEAEDREGCVRWVQERLNSGELDIVALYEDILAPSLNKMVCRDEEARICVWREHVRSSIVRTVIESCYLYVLEERDRRMAARGGAASERGPEGAEWSEAVEKVRKMEGAGVDEAGRVVRAKGVEANGAERVLRGEGVEADNVERVMSAEGPGGNGAGEGNGRAGARSAEALRVGAVQKVPVRGAVGKGVEGGMKRGRAARRAAVLCPTEEYHELGARMVADFLTICGYDVTFVGANTPLEDFIAGVQLVRPEVVAVSVTNPYSLVATRRTISALRAALREGARVVVGGNAFRSNPGLFRETGADALLQTFADIEKFAGGGV; this is translated from the coding sequence ATGGCAGGTGAAGAGGGGCGCAGACCGATGTTGAGGCAGGGGCTCTACGAGCAGTTTCTGGGAATTCTGGAGGCCGAGGACCGAGAGGGGTGCGTGAGGTGGGTCCAGGAGAGGCTCAACTCCGGCGAGTTGGACATCGTGGCGCTCTATGAAGATATTCTGGCCCCATCGCTCAATAAGATGGTCTGCAGGGACGAGGAAGCAAGGATATGTGTGTGGAGGGAGCACGTGCGCAGCTCGATAGTCAGGACCGTCATCGAGAGCTGCTATCTTTATGTCCTCGAGGAGAGGGACAGGAGGATGGCCGCGCGCGGCGGGGCGGCGAGCGAGAGAGGACCGGAAGGCGCGGAATGGAGCGAGGCGGTGGAGAAAGTGAGGAAAATGGAGGGAGCGGGGGTGGATGAGGCTGGGAGGGTGGTGAGGGCGAAGGGAGTGGAAGCGAATGGGGCTGAAAGGGTGCTAAGAGGGGAGGGAGTGGAGGCGGATAATGTTGAAAGGGTGATGAGCGCGGAGGGACCGGGAGGGAATGGAGCTGGCGAAGGGAATGGGAGGGCTGGGGCGCGCAGCGCAGAGGCCCTCCGGGTGGGAGCGGTGCAAAAAGTGCCGGTCCGGGGGGCGGTGGGGAAGGGGGTGGAAGGGGGCATGAAGCGAGGGAGGGCGGCGAGGCGGGCGGCGGTCCTATGCCCCACGGAAGAGTACCACGAGCTCGGCGCGAGGATGGTCGCGGACTTCCTGACCATATGCGGCTACGACGTCACGTTCGTCGGAGCCAACACTCCCCTCGAGGACTTCATCGCCGGCGTCCAGCTTGTCAGGCCGGAGGTGGTTGCGGTCAGCGTCACGAACCCCTACAGCCTCGTCGCAACGAGAAGAACCATATCGGCGCTGAGGGCGGCGCTGAGGGAGGGCGCGAGGGTGGTCGTGGGGGGGAACGCCTTCCGAAGCAACCCCGGGCTCTTCAGGGAGACCGGCGCAGACGCGCTCCTCCAGACATTCGCAGACATTGAAAAATTCGCAGGGGGCGGGGTCTGA
- a CDS encoding FtsX-like permease family protein — MLPARIAARFLTATKGQTALIVFGIAMGVAVQVFVGVLITSLQATLLDRTVGSSPHITILSGTDEPVMDDWERVVAEAEATPGVTRVSPAADGSVFLIQGNRTLPVVLRGLELQRAECIYKLGSRIYEGRLPSSDYEVIIGRELSEELNLRTGGALTIQTSAGARATLNVTGLFDLRVASLNRAWLPTTLRTAQSILGYGAGVTSVELQVARVFEADRVAGELRDRLERSGSGGLEVLDWKGQNAQLLSGLQAQSLSSYMIQFFVIVSVVVAIASVLAIKVVQKSREIGILKAMGIRDESAGLVFLYQGAMLGGAGALLGICIGAGLLLGFYAGASGAGGGASVDIVIDPLFLLGSWLLALLSSCLASLIPARRTSRLSPIEVIRGG; from the coding sequence ATGCTGCCGGCACGAATCGCGGCCCGCTTCCTGACCGCGACGAAGGGCCAGACCGCGCTCATCGTCTTCGGAATAGCGATGGGCGTGGCGGTTCAGGTTTTCGTCGGCGTCCTCATCACCAGCCTCCAGGCCACTCTCTTGGACAGGACGGTCGGGAGCTCGCCGCACATCACGATCCTCTCCGGAACCGACGAGCCCGTGATGGACGACTGGGAAAGGGTCGTGGCCGAGGCGGAGGCCACGCCGGGCGTGACGCGTGTCTCCCCCGCCGCCGACGGCTCGGTCTTCCTGATTCAGGGCAACCGGACCCTGCCGGTCGTCCTCCGCGGCCTCGAGCTCCAGAGGGCGGAGTGCATCTACAAACTCGGCTCCCGCATCTACGAGGGCCGCCTCCCCTCATCCGACTACGAGGTCATCATCGGCAGGGAGCTCAGCGAAGAGCTCAACCTCCGGACCGGCGGTGCGCTCACCATCCAGACTTCAGCGGGCGCGAGGGCGACCCTGAACGTCACGGGCCTCTTCGACCTCAGGGTTGCGTCACTTAACAGAGCATGGCTCCCGACGACCCTCCGGACTGCCCAGAGCATCCTCGGCTACGGCGCCGGGGTCACGTCTGTCGAGCTGCAGGTCGCGAGGGTGTTCGAGGCCGATAGAGTAGCGGGCGAGCTCAGGGACCGACTGGAGAGGAGCGGCTCCGGCGGCCTAGAAGTCCTCGACTGGAAGGGCCAGAACGCGCAGCTGCTCAGCGGCCTGCAGGCTCAGAGCCTCTCGAGCTACATGATTCAGTTCTTCGTGATCGTGTCCGTCGTGGTCGCCATTGCAAGCGTTCTCGCCATCAAGGTGGTCCAAAAGTCGAGGGAGATTGGAATTCTGAAGGCCATGGGGATAAGGGACGAGAGCGCGGGCCTCGTCTTCCTCTACCAAGGCGCGATGCTCGGAGGCGCGGGTGCGCTGCTCGGCATCTGTATCGGCGCCGGACTCCTGCTCGGATTCTACGCTGGCGCCTCTGGGGCGGGGGGCGGCGCCTCTGTCGACATCGTCATAGACCCACTCTTCCTCCTCGGCTCGTGGCTCCTGGCGCTCCTCTCGTCCTGTTTAGCCTCTCTTATACCAGCCCGCAGGACCTCGCGGCTCAGCCCCATCGAGGTCATCAGGGGTGGCTGA
- a CDS encoding ABC transporter ATP-binding protein has protein sequence MNGGETDAIRLEGVNKSYGSGELRTQVLFDINLSFARGTFNSIIGASGSGKTTLLNIIGTLDRPDSGEVAIDGKSTWGMGRRELAALRNSTIGFIFQYHYLLPEFTVIENVLMPRLIMGGPAEARARERAEALLELVGLGAVKGKLASKISGGQQQRTAIARALMNEPKIILADEPTGNLDSENSAAVYRLFRRINRELGTTFVIVTHDRRIAEQTDRIVEIRDGRIGLDIRK, from the coding sequence ATGAACGGAGGCGAAACCGACGCGATTCGGCTGGAGGGCGTGAACAAGTCCTACGGCTCCGGGGAGTTGAGGACACAGGTGCTCTTCGACATCAACCTCTCATTTGCGAGGGGGACATTCAATTCCATAATCGGAGCGTCGGGGAGCGGAAAGACCACCCTGCTCAACATCATCGGCACTCTCGACAGGCCCGACAGCGGCGAGGTGGCTATTGATGGAAAAAGCACGTGGGGCATGGGGCGGCGCGAGCTCGCGGCTCTCAGGAACAGCACCATCGGCTTCATATTCCAGTACCACTACCTGCTGCCGGAGTTCACGGTCATTGAGAACGTGCTCATGCCCCGTCTCATCATGGGGGGCCCGGCGGAAGCGAGGGCCAGGGAGAGGGCGGAGGCCCTTCTTGAGCTCGTCGGGCTGGGCGCTGTGAAGGGCAAGCTCGCCTCAAAAATCTCGGGCGGCCAGCAGCAGAGGACCGCGATAGCGAGGGCGCTGATGAATGAGCCGAAAATAATCCTCGCGGACGAGCCGACCGGCAACCTCGACTCTGAGAACTCTGCGGCGGTCTATAGGCTCTTCAGGCGCATCAACCGTGAGCTGGGGACCACCTTCGTTATCGTTACCCACGACCGTAGAATCGCAGAGCAGACCGACAGGATAGTGGAGATTCGGGACGGCCGCATAGGACTGGACATCAGGAAATGA